The Blautia luti nucleotide sequence GACATCTGCATCGCCATTGATGCCGCGGCCAGTGAGCTGTATGATAAAGAAAGAGGCGTATATGTTTTCCCTGGTGAGGGAAAGATGAAGGGGGAAGAAGTTCTCAGAGATGCAGGAGAGATGATCGACTATTACGAGAAACTGATCGAAAAATTCCCGATCGTTTCCATCGAAGACGGTCTTGAAGAAGACGACTGGGAGGGATGGAAGCAGATGACAGAGCGCCTTGGAAAAAGAATCCAGCTTGTAGGCGACGATCTGTTTGTAACGAACATTAAGCGTCTCGCCTGCGGAATCAGGCTGCGGGCAGCCAATGCAATCCTGGTAAAAGTAAACCAGATCGGGACTCTCTCAGAAGCACTGGATGCAGTAGAAATGGCCCAGAAATCCGGATACAGAGCCGTAATCTCCCACAGATCAGGTGAATCCGAAGACTCCTTTATCGCAGACCTCGCAGTAGCCACAGGCGCCGGCCAGATCAAAACCGGAGCCCCCTGCCGCTCAGACCGAAACGCCAAATACAACCAGCTTCTGCGCATTCATGAAGCACTGGGAGAACTGGAAGTGTATGAGAATCCCTTTAAAGATACAGAAAAAACCTGTTAAAAACTCCGAAATGTAGTTGAAATCCACCTCCGGCTATGTTACAATGAAACACAGTTGATTAGGAGGTGTAACGAAGTGAACGTTGTTAAGATCATTCTGGGTATTATTTTCTTAATAGATTGTATTGCGCTTACTGTTGTCGTTCTGATGCAGGAAGGTAAGCAGCAGGGTCTCGGCGCTATTGCAGGTGCGGCAGAGACATACTGGGGCAAGAACAAAGGGCGTTCTATGGAGGGCGGACTTGTGAAAGCTACTACTATTATGGGAGTTTTATTTTTCGTAATTTCTGTAGTATTAAATATGCTGGGTTAAATTAGAATGAAACTGGAAACACTCTTGTCACGTACAAGGGTGTTTTTTATGTCACAGACAAAAAATTTTACCGTACACTTCCAATTATGGCAGATATTGAGTTATGAAAAAGGAGCAACATGAAGAAAAAAGATATAGAACGAAGAAAAAAGTTTATCCTGGAACTGCTGGGAGATCCCATTTATAAACCAATGAGACTCCGCGAAATCGCCACACTTCTGAGACTTTCCAAAGAAGAGAAGCGAGACCTCTACGATGTGCTGGACGAACTTTGTTATGAAGGAAAAGTATCTGTAGACAACAAAGGCAGATACGAAAAGGTCAAAGGAAAATGGAAGAAGAAAAAAGACGACCGTTACTACGATGACCGAAAAGAAGAATACGCAGACCATGGCAAAAAGAAAAAAGACAAATTAAAAGATAAGAACAAAGACAAGACGAAAGAGAAAAGCCGCGGAAGAAACCGCGACAAAGATTTCCGGGATGCGGACAATTATAAGGAAGATTACCTCGAGGGCACTCAGGCAGAGGGTATATTTATCGGACATCCGAAAGGTTTCGGTTTTGTAGAAATCGAAGGACAGGATGAGGACATCTTTATCCCGGAATCTGATACAGGCACAGCTATGCATCAGGACAAAGTACGCATCATTATCCGTGACGGTCAGAAAGAAGGCAAGCGAAAAGAAGGGGTCGTTGTCAAAGTTCTGGAGCGTGGCATGCCGGAGATCGTAGGCACTTACCAGTTAAACCGTGATTTTGGTTTCGTGATCAGTGACAACCCGAAATTTTCCAAAGACATTTTTATCCCGCGCAAAGAAGCAGCAGGAATTAAAAATGGTGACAAAGTAATCGCAGTGATCACAGACTACGGTTCCAAGAATAAGAACCCTGAGGGAAAAATCAAGGAAAACCTTGGAAATATCCGAACTCCGGGCACAGACATTCTGGCAATCGTCAAGAGCTTCGGAATCCCAAACGAATTCCCGGAGAAAGTAATGAAGCAGGCACAGCGTGTTCCGGATCATGTGCTGGATGCAGACAGAGATGGAAGACTGGATCTGAGATATCTGCAGACAGTCACTATCGACGGCGAAGATGCCAAAGACCTGGACGATGCGATTTCCCTGACAAAAGAGGGAGATATTTATCATCTTGGCGTTCATATCGCAGATGTAAGCAACTATGTACAGTACAACAGTGCTCTGGATAAAGAAGCACTGAAACGTGGAACTAGTGTTTATCTGGCAGATCGCGTTGTGCCAATGCTGCCGGAGCGTCTTTCCAATGGAATCTGTTCTCTGAATCAGGGCGAAGACAGACTGGCATTAAGCTGTCTGATGGACATCAATGAAAAAGGTAAAGTAGTTTCCCACCAGATTGCGGAAACAGTGATTAACGTAGATGAACGTATGTGTTATACTGATGTGAAGAACATTCTTGAAGACACAGATGAAGAAGCAAAGAAACGATATGAAGCGCTGATCCCGATGTTCTTTATGATGAAAGAACTGTCCGGAATCTTAAGAAACAGCCGTCACCACAGAGGCTCCATTGACTTTGATTTCCCGGAGAGCAAGATCATCCTCAATGCAGCAGGAAAAGCAATCGATGTAAAGCCGTATGAAGCGAATGTGGCAACCAGAATTATCGAGGATTTCATGCTGATGGCAAATGAAACTGTAGCACAGGAATACTGTACAGAAGAGATTCCATTTGTATATAGAACCCATGATAATCCGGACCCTGAGAAAGTGGAAAGTCTTCTGACACTGCTTCACAACCAGGGGGTAAAAATTCAGAAAGCAAAAGAAGAGATCACACCAAAGGAAATCCAGCAGATCATTGAAAGTATCGAAGGACTTCCAAATGAAGCAATGATCAGCCGTCTGGTACTGCGTTCCATGAAGCAGGCGAAATATACCACAGAATGCAGCGGCCATTTCGGACTGGCAGCGAAATACTACTGCCATTTCACATCCCCGATCAGGCGTTACCCTGACCTGCAGATCCACAGGATCATTAAGGATAACTTACGAGGCAGACTGATGCGTGAGGGCAGAACTGAGCATTATGCGGAAATCCTGGATGAAGTTGCAAGACAGTCCAGTGTATGTGAACGCCGTGCAGATGAGGCAGAGCGTGAATCAGACAAGCTGAAGAAAGCAGAATACATGTCCTATCATCTGGGAGAAGAGTTTGAGGGAATTATCTCCGGTGTTACCGGATGGGGACTCTATGTGGAACTTCCAAATACAGTAGAGGGCTTGGTGCATGTCAACACTTTGCGCGATGACTACTACGTCTTCGACCAGGAAACCTATGAACTCCGCGGTGAGATGACGAAGAAAGTTTACAAACTTGGAGATAAAGTCCGTATCCGCGTGGCGGATGCAGATAAGATGCTCAAGACAGTAGATTTTGAGCTGGTTTCCAATGTCTGGGATGACGAACAGTAAATAACAAGAATGAAATAATAATGGCTTGGAGGATATCATGGCAAAGAAAAAAGGAATGAAGCTGATTGCCAATAATAAAAAGGCATTTCATGACTATTTTATAGAAGATACTTATGAAGCCGGCATTGCCCTTGCAGGAACAGAAGTGAAGTCCCTGCGCATGGGCAAATGCAGCATCAAGGAATCCTTTATCCGTGTAGAGAACGGAGAGGTTTATATCTACGGAATGCATATCAGTCCTTATGAAAAAGGCAATATTTTCAACAAAGACCCGCTGAGGATCCGTAAGCTTCTGCTTCACAGATACGAGATCAACAAAATTGAAGCAAAGCTCAAAGAAAAAGGTTTAACTTTAGTACCTCTGAAAGTATACTTCAAAGACAGTCTGGTAAAAGTAGAGATCGGCATGGCCCGAGGTAAGAAACTCTATGACAAGAGACAGGATATCGCGAAGAAAGATCAGAGAAGAGAGGCAGAGCGCGACTTCAAAGTTAAGAACCTGTACTAACAATATTACCAAATCCTTTCACTTAAAATTGTGAAATGTTATGAAAATTTCGATAGATATTGCAAAAATATTCGAAAATTCCTATAATCATAAT carries:
- the secG gene encoding preprotein translocase subunit SecG; amino-acid sequence: MNVVKIILGIIFLIDCIALTVVVLMQEGKQQGLGAIAGAAETYWGKNKGRSMEGGLVKATTIMGVLFFVISVVLNMLG
- the rnr gene encoding ribonuclease R is translated as MKKKDIERRKKFILELLGDPIYKPMRLREIATLLRLSKEEKRDLYDVLDELCYEGKVSVDNKGRYEKVKGKWKKKKDDRYYDDRKEEYADHGKKKKDKLKDKNKDKTKEKSRGRNRDKDFRDADNYKEDYLEGTQAEGIFIGHPKGFGFVEIEGQDEDIFIPESDTGTAMHQDKVRIIIRDGQKEGKRKEGVVVKVLERGMPEIVGTYQLNRDFGFVISDNPKFSKDIFIPRKEAAGIKNGDKVIAVITDYGSKNKNPEGKIKENLGNIRTPGTDILAIVKSFGIPNEFPEKVMKQAQRVPDHVLDADRDGRLDLRYLQTVTIDGEDAKDLDDAISLTKEGDIYHLGVHIADVSNYVQYNSALDKEALKRGTSVYLADRVVPMLPERLSNGICSLNQGEDRLALSCLMDINEKGKVVSHQIAETVINVDERMCYTDVKNILEDTDEEAKKRYEALIPMFFMMKELSGILRNSRHHRGSIDFDFPESKIILNAAGKAIDVKPYEANVATRIIEDFMLMANETVAQEYCTEEIPFVYRTHDNPDPEKVESLLTLLHNQGVKIQKAKEEITPKEIQQIIESIEGLPNEAMISRLVLRSMKQAKYTTECSGHFGLAAKYYCHFTSPIRRYPDLQIHRIIKDNLRGRLMREGRTEHYAEILDEVARQSSVCERRADEAERESDKLKKAEYMSYHLGEEFEGIISGVTGWGLYVELPNTVEGLVHVNTLRDDYYVFDQETYELRGEMTKKVYKLGDKVRIRVADADKMLKTVDFELVSNVWDDEQ
- the smpB gene encoding SsrA-binding protein SmpB, with the protein product MAKKKGMKLIANNKKAFHDYFIEDTYEAGIALAGTEVKSLRMGKCSIKESFIRVENGEVYIYGMHISPYEKGNIFNKDPLRIRKLLLHRYEINKIEAKLKEKGLTLVPLKVYFKDSLVKVEIGMARGKKLYDKRQDIAKKDQRREAERDFKVKNLY